GTAGAGCTGGCCGTCGACGTACCAGCGCAGCTGCTGCGGGCTGGCCGAGGCGTCCCACTCGAACCGGTAGGTGTGGAAGGCCGACTGGCAGGTGCTGCCGGGGCAGGCCCGGGACGCGCCGATGCCGTTGAACTCGTCGCACGGCCCGCCCGGGGCCACGCCGCAGTGCAGCACGCCCCAGACCGAGTTGAGGCCGTTGACGTTCTCCATCACGTCGAACTCGCCGATGCCCGGCCAGTTCTGGTAGTTGCCCCGGTACGGCGAGCCGAGCGCCCAGAACGCCGGCCAGTAGCCGGACGCCTGGGCCCCGGTGACGTTGGGCATCTGGATGCGACCCTCGATGGCCAGCACGCCGCCGGACGGGGGCTTGAAGTTGCTGCGTACGGTCTCGATCCGGGCCGAGGTCCAGCGGCCCGAGGCGTCGCGCAGCGGGGTGATCCGCAGGTTGCCGCCTCCGTCGTGACTGACGTTGGCGGTGCTGTTGGTGTACGTCTGGATCTCCCCGGTGCCCCAGTTCGGCGGGCCGCCGGGATAGCTGGTGCCGGTGTCGATGATCCAGTTGCCGGCGGACGGCAGCGTGCCGGCCGCGCCGGTGAAGTCGTCGCTCCACACCAGGCTCCAGCCGGGCGCGGGCGCCGGGACGGCGGCGTTCGCGGTCACGGTCGTGCCGACCAGTGCGGTCGCGGCGGCGGTGAGGAGGGTCAACGCCAGGGTCAGCCGGCGTCGCGGGGGCGGGGCGGCGGGCGCCGCCGGGGCAGGTGTCATTGACGTGCCTCTCTACGGGGACGGTCGAGAGAGCGCTCTCTCACGAGTTGTACGTGCCGCTTCCGCAGATGTCAACGCCCATCGATGCGAGCCGGTTCGGGCCGCGGGCGGCGCAGCACCGCCTGCTCCCCCGCCGACCAGGCGGTGGTGGTGACCAGGTAGATCACCGCGGCCAGCGGCAGCACCAGCGCCACCAGCACCGTCGTGTACGGCAGCAGCGGCAGCAGCCGGCCGAGCACCGCCGCGCCGGGCCCCTCGGTCGGCGTACCGGCCACCGTTCCGCTCGCCGCCGCCGCGCGACGCATCCGCCGCGACGTCCACCAGGCGAGCGCGAGCAGGGCCGCCAGCAGGGCGCCGAACAGCGGCAACGCGCCGCCGACCGCCCCGTCGCCGAGATGGTGCCCCAGCGGCACACCGGCCAGGCGCTCGGTCAACAGCCCCGTGCCGCCCTCGGCGGTGGTGAAGAGCCGGTACATCACCAGCAGGAACGGGGCCTGGAGCAGCAGCGGCAGGCAGCCGGACACCGGGCTGGCGCCGTTGGCCCGGTAGAGCGCGAACAGTTCGCCCTGCAACCGGCCGGGATCGTCCGCGTACCGCCGCTGGAGCTCGCGGACCTCGGGGGCGAGCGCCACGCGGCGCCGCTCGCCACGGACCTGCGCGAGGGTCAGCGGCGAGATCAGCAACCGGACGACGACGGTGAGGACGACGATGGCGGCGGCCGTGGCCGCGTCGCCGGCCAGCGGTTCGAGCAGGGTGGTGAACCAGGCGAGCGCGCGGCCGGCGACGCCGACGGCGTCGTGCAGAGGTGCGAAGGCGAGCATGGGTGACCCCTCGGTCCGATTCCGGGTGCCGGTCCGGCGGGAAGGCGGTCGCCGGACGGGCGGATGGCGGCGGAATCGGCCGCGCGGCGGTGCTACGCGGCCGAGGGTCGCGGCCCGGGCGCACGGGGACGGGGACGCCCGGCGGCGTCCGGGTCGACCTGCCGGGGCACCCGGCGGCGGCGGGCCCGCGCGCGCAGGGCGGCGGCGCGGCCGGCCCGGGGCGCGTCGACGACGCCGGCCGCGTGCGCCGCGACCGCGACGGCGAGCAGCGCCACCGCGGCGAGCGCGGCCCCGGCGAGCAGCCCGGCCGGGCGGTCGGCGAGCAGGATCAGGTGTACGAGGGCGTACGCCCACGTCCCCAGCACGATCCCCAGCGGCCCCGGCACGCCGACCAGCCTAGGACCCGTTGTCACGCCATCCGGCCCATTCGCGCGACAAGCCCGCCGCACCCGCCCTGACCTGCGCTTATACGACAGGTCCGGGGTGGACGGAGGCGCGGCGGAGGTGGTACGACTTGGTGCGTCGACAGCCAACGTCGGTGTGTCGTCCTCTTCGGTCGCCGGTGTGCCTCCGCGTCGTCGGGCATGCCGCGCCGACCCGGGCGATGGGAGCGGGCCCCTCCCGGTACACCGTCGGCACCGGGCGCCCGCCCCGGCCGACGGGCCGCCTCGACGAGTGGCGGGCCATCGTAAGGAGCCGCCGTGCCCCACAACCGAATCCGCTCCAGGCACCAGCCCTTCGAGATCGCCATCATGGCGACCGCCCCGGTGTGCGGGGTCCTCCTGATCGTCCTCGACGTCCGGCCGCAGTCGGTGGAGGTGGCGATGCCGGGGCCCATCCAGGCGGGGTGGGAGTCGGGCCTCATCGTGGCCGGCGTCGCCGGGCTGCTGGGCGTGCTCTGGCCGGGCCGGCTCTCCACCGGCCTCGGGATCGAACTCG
The sequence above is drawn from the Micromonospora sp. M71_S20 genome and encodes:
- a CDS encoding membrane protein insertase YidC, which encodes MLAFAPLHDAVGVAGRALAWFTTLLEPLAGDAATAAAIVVLTVVVRLLISPLTLAQVRGERRRVALAPEVRELQRRYADDPGRLQGELFALYRANGASPVSGCLPLLLQAPFLLVMYRLFTTAEGGTGLLTERLAGVPLGHHLGDGAVGGALPLFGALLAALLALAWWTSRRMRRAAAASGTVAGTPTEGPGAAVLGRLLPLLPYTTVLVALVLPLAAVIYLVTTTAWSAGEQAVLRRPRPEPARIDGR
- a CDS encoding DUF6412 domain-containing protein — translated: MPGPLGIVLGTWAYALVHLILLADRPAGLLAGAALAAVALLAVAVAAHAAGVVDAPRAGRAAALRARARRRRVPRQVDPDAAGRPRPRAPGPRPSAA
- a CDS encoding carbohydrate-binding protein; translated protein: MTPAPAAPAAPPPRRRLTLALTLLTAAATALVGTTVTANAAVPAPAPGWSLVWSDDFTGAAGTLPSAGNWIIDTGTSYPGGPPNWGTGEIQTYTNSTANVSHDGGGNLRITPLRDASGRWTSARIETVRSNFKPPSGGVLAIEGRIQMPNVTGAQASGYWPAFWALGSPYRGNYQNWPGIGEFDVMENVNGLNSVWGVLHCGVAPGGPCDEFNGIGASRACPGSTCQSAFHTYRFEWDASASPQQLRWYVDGQLYHSVSQSRVGEPYWSQMTSHAGYFLLLNVAMGGAFPNGVAGGATPTAATVPGRPMLVDYVAVYSRGGGSTPPPTTPPPTTPPPGGVRDAYATIQAESFNAQNGVLVEACAEGGQNIGALRDGDWVRFDNVEFGATPPRDFVARVASGAAGGASGLVEVRLDSPTGPPIGSFAIGNTGGWQSWRSVPGNVAGPTGRRTVYLTFSSGQPADFVNVNWFTFRR